In one Ictalurus furcatus strain D&B chromosome 28, Billie_1.0, whole genome shotgun sequence genomic region, the following are encoded:
- the LOC128603456 gene encoding zinc finger HIT domain-containing protein 1-like: MAEKKIAVRSQDPSQRRVLDVATPQRRLTRQLEALEKDNFQDDPHASLPPPVKRLPHFDESDEPGTDAFTPLRFCLLI, from the exons ATGGCGGAGAAGAAAATAGCAG TGCGTTCTCAGGACCCGAGCCAGCGGCGCGTGCTGGATGTAGCGACTCCGCAGCGGAGGCTCACGCGGCAGCTCGAGGCGCTCGAGAAGGACAACTTCCAGGATGACCCGCACGCGAGCCTCCCGCCGCCGGTGAAGCGCCTGCCGCATTTCGACGAGAGTGACGAACCCGGTACAGACGCGTTCACACCGCTCCGGTTCTGCCTCTTAATATGA